The following are from one region of the Gammaproteobacteria bacterium genome:
- a CDS encoding phenylalanine--tRNA ligase subunit beta encodes MKFSENWLRSFVNPPLSSDELAHALTMAGIEVESIEPVAAVFDKVIVAEVLTVEKHPEADRLKVCSVNTGKAGETLQIVCGAPNVSAGVKVPCALIGATLPGFTIKKTKLRGMDSSGMLCSAKELGISDAADGLLLLPDDAPVGMDFRSYYGLDDHVFTLKLTPNRADCLGIAGVAREVAAITSTELSSQEKKSIPVETDDTRAVHVVAGEACPLYCGRVIRGINLNVLTPLWMTQRLERSGIRSINPVVDITNYVLLETGQPMHAFDLTKIAGTVRVRYAAPGEKIGLLNGNQVDLDSKMLLIADDQKPLALAGIMGGLDSGVTQGTTDIFLESAFFTPDVISGKSFQLGFSSDSAYRFERGVDFAATKDTLEYATYLLQAICGGKAGPVTEIKHKLPQRPAVNVRVERIKRILGIDVSKPQISDYFKRLQFEFLVGADVFSVTPPSYRFDLAIEEDFIEELARIYGYDRIPVHYPNGGMAMLPASETKYTTMDIKRSLIARDYQEVVNYAFVDSGWELELAHNNRPIALQNPIASHMNVMRSTLIGGLVSNLQFNLNRKQTRVRLFEIGCCFIRDDESDCKQIEKLAGLSYGDAAPEQWGVPARSVDFYDVKADVEALCKGKVIHFKKFSHPALHPGKSAQIVIDDRPIGWLGELHPHWQKKYGLQRSAVLFEMEVGNLMFKTVPIFKEISKFPPVRRDIAIIVDQNTTVHSLLTAMNAEKSAIVSDISLFDIYRGKGMESAKKSLAFRVLLQDTEKTLTDEEADFAVTNLITVLKNKFGATLRN; translated from the coding sequence ATGAAATTCTCAGAAAACTGGCTGCGTAGTTTTGTCAATCCGCCGCTTTCCAGCGATGAACTCGCGCACGCGTTGACCATGGCAGGAATCGAAGTGGAAAGCATCGAGCCGGTTGCGGCTGTGTTTGATAAAGTGATTGTGGCTGAAGTGCTGACCGTCGAGAAACACCCGGAGGCGGACCGGCTGAAAGTTTGTAGTGTAAATACGGGAAAAGCTGGAGAGACATTGCAGATTGTTTGCGGTGCGCCGAATGTCAGTGCGGGTGTGAAGGTTCCATGTGCATTGATTGGCGCAACGTTGCCGGGCTTTACCATAAAAAAAACCAAGTTGCGCGGCATGGATTCTTCCGGGATGTTATGTTCGGCGAAGGAATTGGGTATCAGCGATGCTGCCGATGGCTTGTTATTGCTTCCCGACGATGCGCCGGTAGGCATGGATTTTCGTAGTTACTACGGTCTGGACGATCATGTTTTTACCTTAAAACTAACACCGAATCGGGCCGATTGTCTTGGTATCGCAGGTGTGGCGCGCGAAGTCGCGGCGATAACTTCTACGGAATTATCTTCGCAGGAAAAGAAATCGATTCCTGTTGAAACGGATGATACACGCGCTGTGCATGTTGTTGCCGGCGAAGCTTGCCCATTATATTGCGGCCGGGTTATACGCGGTATTAATCTCAATGTGTTAACGCCACTATGGATGACGCAGCGGTTAGAGCGTAGCGGGATACGATCGATCAATCCGGTTGTCGATATTACCAATTATGTATTGCTGGAAACCGGACAACCCATGCATGCGTTTGATCTCACTAAAATCGCCGGTACTGTGCGGGTTCGGTACGCCGCTCCGGGGGAAAAAATTGGATTGCTGAATGGTAATCAAGTCGATCTCGATTCCAAAATGCTGCTGATCGCGGATGACCAAAAGCCCTTGGCGCTGGCTGGTATTATGGGCGGGCTGGATAGCGGGGTGACGCAAGGTACGACGGATATTTTTTTAGAGAGCGCATTTTTTACTCCGGATGTCATCAGCGGTAAATCTTTTCAACTGGGATTCAGTTCCGATTCCGCTTACCGCTTCGAGCGCGGCGTAGATTTCGCGGCAACCAAAGATACATTGGAATACGCCACTTATCTGCTACAAGCCATCTGTGGCGGCAAGGCAGGCCCGGTTACCGAGATCAAGCATAAACTGCCGCAACGGCCTGCTGTGAACGTGCGCGTTGAGCGGATAAAACGGATACTAGGTATTGATGTCAGCAAGCCGCAGATCAGTGACTATTTCAAGCGCCTGCAGTTCGAATTTTTAGTAGGTGCGGATGTCTTTAGTGTGACGCCTCCAAGCTACCGATTTGATCTGGCGATTGAAGAGGATTTCATTGAGGAGCTGGCGCGGATTTACGGTTATGACCGGATTCCGGTGCATTACCCGAACGGTGGGATGGCGATGCTGCCTGCATCGGAAACGAAATATACCACGATGGATATTAAGCGATCCCTAATCGCGCGCGATTACCAGGAGGTGGTTAACTATGCTTTTGTTGACTCCGGCTGGGAGCTTGAGTTGGCCCACAACAACAGACCAATCGCATTACAGAATCCGATTGCGAGTCATATGAACGTTATGCGCAGTACCTTGATAGGCGGTTTGGTTTCCAATCTGCAATTTAATTTGAACCGCAAGCAAACCAGAGTGCGTCTGTTTGAGATTGGTTGCTGTTTTATTAGGGATGACGAAAGTGATTGCAAGCAAATAGAAAAACTTGCGGGACTGAGCTATGGCGATGCGGCGCCGGAGCAGTGGGGCGTGCCGGCGAGAAGTGTTGATTTTTATGATGTCAAAGCCGATGTGGAAGCTTTATGCAAAGGTAAAGTTATCCATTTCAAGAAATTCTCCCATCCGGCATTGCATCCAGGAAAGTCGGCACAAATCGTCATCGACGATAGGCCGATTGGATGGTTGGGTGAATTGCATCCGCATTGGCAGAAGAAATATGGATTGCAAAGGAGCGCCGTGTTGTTTGAAATGGAGGTGGGGAATTTGATGTTTAAAACCGTTCCCATTTTTAAAGAAATTTCTAAATTTCCACCGGTACGGCGCGATATTGCCATTATCGTCGATCAGAATACCACTGTGCATTCTTTGCTGACCGCTATGAATGCAGAGAAATCAGCGATCGTGTCGGACATTTCGTTATTTGATATTTATCGTGGCAAGGGAATGGAAAGCGCCAAAAAAAGTCTTGCATTCCGGGTGTTGTTACAAGATACTGAGAAAACATTGACAGACGAAGAAGCTGATTTTGCAGTAACAAACCTGATCACAGTATTGAAAAATAAATTCGGTGCAACACTACGCAATTGA
- a CDS encoding integration host factor subunit alpha gives MALTKAELADLLFENVGLNKREAKDMVESFYEEVRTALQQGEGVKLSGFGNFQLRAKPQRPGRNPKTGEEIPITARRVVTFHASQKLKALVEKNYHGKQKSK, from the coding sequence ATGGCGTTAACAAAAGCTGAATTAGCAGATTTGTTGTTTGAAAACGTAGGACTTAATAAGCGTGAAGCGAAGGATATGGTCGAATCTTTTTATGAAGAGGTGCGTACTGCTTTGCAACAAGGGGAAGGTGTAAAACTCTCGGGATTTGGTAATTTTCAATTGCGCGCTAAACCCCAGCGTCCGGGAAGAAATCCGAAAACGGGCGAGGAAATCCCGATCACGGCTCGTCGTGTCGTAACCTTTCACGCCAGCCAGAAGTTAAAAGCTTTGGTGGAGAAAAATTATCATGGAAAACAAAAAAGTAAGTAG
- a CDS encoding MerR family transcriptional regulator, translated as MENKKVSSAELPIPAKRYFTIGEVGVLCGVKPHVLRYWEQEFTQLKPVKRRGNRRYYQHQEVLLIRRIKELLYDQGFTINGARNRLEHSEESELIPTEDVVVNAQPAIADLSYVRREIKSIVSQLRA; from the coding sequence ATGGAAAACAAAAAAGTAAGTAGTGCAGAGTTGCCGATTCCCGCGAAACGCTACTTCACCATTGGAGAAGTGGGCGTGCTTTGCGGTGTCAAGCCCCATGTACTGCGTTACTGGGAGCAAGAATTTACACAACTGAAGCCTGTCAAGCGGCGTGGCAATCGCCGCTATTATCAACACCAAGAGGTATTGTTGATACGGCGCATCAAAGAACTGCTTTATGACCAGGGTTTCACCATCAACGGTGCGCGCAATCGCTTGGAGCATAGCGAAGAAAGCGAACTGATCCCAACGGAAGATGTGGTTGTCAATGCACAACCCGCGATAGCGGATTTAAGCTATGTCCGGCGTGAAATTAAGAGTATCGTGTCGCAACTGCGTGCTTAA
- the surE gene encoding 5'/3'-nucleotidase SurE yields the protein MRILLSNDDGYFAPGLACLAESLSQIAEIIVVAPERDRSGSSNSLTLDRPLSLRKSHNGFYYVNGTPTDCVHLAVTGMLDIMPDMIVSGINQGANMGDDTIYSGTVAAATEGFLLGIPSLAVSLVNESKGNYLTAARVAADMVERLRENEIRNPVLLNINVPDIEYEQLKGIEVTRLGRRHKAEPVVKLQNPRGEMQYWVGAAGPAQDAGAGTDFYAVQHHRVSVTPLQIDLTHYDQMDQITRWLNN from the coding sequence ATGCGCATACTACTCAGTAATGATGACGGTTATTTTGCTCCCGGTCTTGCCTGCCTTGCCGAGTCACTTTCGCAAATTGCGGAAATTATCGTCGTTGCGCCCGAGAGAGATCGAAGCGGTTCCAGCAACTCATTAACGCTGGATCGTCCCTTAAGTTTGCGTAAGTCCCATAATGGCTTTTATTATGTCAATGGCACACCGACAGACTGTGTTCATTTGGCAGTGACCGGCATGCTCGACATTATGCCGGATATGATTGTTTCCGGTATCAATCAAGGCGCCAACATGGGTGACGACACGATTTATTCGGGAACGGTTGCTGCTGCCACGGAGGGTTTTTTGCTTGGGATTCCTTCATTGGCCGTATCTCTGGTTAACGAATCCAAGGGAAATTATTTAACCGCTGCCCGTGTTGCAGCCGATATGGTGGAACGCCTCAGAGAAAATGAAATCCGGAATCCGGTTTTGTTAAATATCAATGTGCCGGATATCGAGTACGAGCAGCTGAAAGGAATCGAAGTTACCCGTCTGGGGCGGCGGCACAAAGCGGAACCCGTGGTCAAATTGCAGAATCCCCGTGGCGAGATGCAGTATTGGGTAGGCGCTGCCGGCCCGGCGCAAGATGCAGGAGCCGGCACGGATTTTTATGCAGTGCAGCATCACCGCGTTTCGGTCACGCCGTTACAAATCGACCTCACGCACTATGATCAAATGGATCAAATAACAAGATGGCTAAATAATTAG